GATCCATTCTGCTTGCAAAATTTCCCAAAGATGTTTTTCGTACATTGTTTTCTAATCTGTATGTCCGAATGATTCCACAGTTTTACAATGGGGTTTGAAGCCTAATTTGAATTAGGAAATTGGGGTGGTCATTCCATTATTTTTGAATTagaatctttttctaattgttttaaataattcgcACATATTGTAGTTTTATGTTTTGTGTCGTTGTCCtgcataaatataaaattattgccAATTAGGCGTTGTTTAGATGGAAATTTCTGCTCTATTAAAATCCTTAAAtgaacttctttttttaatactaaaCGTACCGATGCTTCATGTACACCTATTTCTACCACAGTGGGTCAAATGATCCGTCTTCAAAGTTATATAGtttacaatatatgtataacaaaaaatatactatTTAGTATTATTggtgtactatatatatatatatatatatatgaatgaaacaattttctaaataGCATTtgttatatgtttatttgttcaattaaaaaattgtataaaaataagagaacaaaatttccatttatttctgAATTTAGAAGTAAACAATATGCACACTTTATTCATGTTCAGCGCATTTTTTGCAAATTGTTGGAATTTGAATGATATATTTGCCACACACATATTTTTTGCATTTGAAACAGATTTTTGTAGTCTTGTTTTCtttgcaatattttatttgattcttttttctcacacATGAAACTGAACctatattttttaacttttcctgtatatattcttattctttctgttGCATACTTTTAAAATTGCCAGCAAGATCTTCAgctaattgaaataaaaatagctgtttagaaattttttcccCGGTTGCTTCTTTATATAACACTCACCGAGTTTATTTCGGCTAAATCAAGAATGTTAAAGAAAATCTGCACAAGCCATCTTAGAGATTTCAATTTTACGAAGTACTTTGGTGACATCTGATCCATCATGTTTATATCgaatttagtattattataaaatctgaTCGTGTCAGGTATACGCTTAtcacttttttaatttttataaatatactttgagtttagtagaaataattttaattaagcttaattttttaaactgtAAGTGTGCAATGATtcaatttatacaattttattgagAAGCATGCCATACTATTTTTCGCCTTTTTGCAAATTTTggtaattctattttatttccatggaccattatatatatatcgtgaaaataacaaaacaataattgAGAATTCATAAAGTAAATTCACATGCAGATATAaactagaaatatatatatgaagtagCAGTCACGAtttatacgaagaaaaaaaataaatatacacgcGCATTTGATTATGAATAGTTTTAAAGTCAATACGAGAACGCAAGTGGAAGAaagcaaaaatagaaaattgaattatagATATTCATATGATAGATACcatattcatatgataaataatataaataaaataatgattagaatctaatcgattttataataCGAAAGGATGAAGATTAATTAACAGTTTTtgtagaaaaaatgaaagttaCGTCGACGCTTAACGTATAATAATGATcggtaaaatataatatattaattcactcgtcttattaattaaatcgttcttatcttctttttttattgttgttgcaaTTCTGAAATTTTAAACATCAAAGCCGTGCTTGTAAgttcattataaaatacacCCGAACAAGTCGAATTGtttatttacttgtttttccgttgtcgtttctttttctttagttttatttcattcaacgGTAAATGACGCATGCTTGTGTCGGTCGATTCGATGGAAAGTTCAAACTCGGTGAAGCGTGCAATAGAAACATTGTCTGAAATAATAGGAATTCCAAACAGGCTAACTATTTTCAATACTCCTCCCTGTTCGAGAATCAGAATTGATTAACTTTTGGAAGAGACATTAATTTccataacgaaaatataatcGCTTCGACGTTACttcttcgaaaaaattttttattcgataagaaGTCATTATGTcattaagtaatatatatgtatatgtatatgtatatgtatatgtatataaacgtatatataggtgtatatatttatatatacgtttttctGCATGTTCGTGAATATAAGTAATTGTGATCTTAATTGACGCTAATTATATGCCGAAATTCGATCgctgattttttttcaaatatcacAATTAGTAGCCTTTATTATGAATCTAGAAGTGTAAATCTAAGAGTTATGatagttattttataaaaaaaatttcttttaattgattagtcttttattcgaataatacgAGATATAGTAACACGttttaattcattgaaatCAACTACTAAGgttatgtaaaatttttttgaaaacaatACAAATTCACAATACATTTTACgttgatttttcaaaataaaaattccttttatttctattctactTTCCCTTTTTACTTGGTATAATACTGTAAATGTGATTATTATCGCACATTGCCGGACAGTAAACAATTTATTGCCTTATTATAGATTCAGTAGAGAGAAAAGTAGGTAGAGTAGAAAGGGCTTTGAGTTTTTCCGTCAACGTTACAACTGAAACTGCACGATTTTGCtttcaaacattttttcttatttaatcttCGTACGagtaatttgatatattttttctacaataaaaattatttattaatattccatGAGCTAAAGACAAAAgtacttttattaaatataaaatcaaattaaaaatgaaaattgatatGAAAAGAACACTTTTCTTAGGACCACTAAATGTTGTTTCTATTTCAAAGTTCTAATGTGTTTGTCTATcgtaaatagaataatttaaagaacatgataattatttcttttttcaattttcgatTTAATATCTGAAAAGAATCAGTATAAGCGTAATATGTAAAAGAGAATGTTAATCTACAAACAGAATGTTAATCTACCGtatcaaaacaaaatattattttttattattttttatttatttcataccgcgaaataattgcattaaagttatataaaagCAATATCGTTGATAAATATCTTATTGCGCCAGATTTGCGTAAATGCATTATGTCactaatatatgtatatatatatatatatatatatatatatatatatacattttttaaactaattaaaatttaaacgcTGTTGCTTTTTTTAACCAAACCTGTTTGAATAGTTGTATAATACTTGTATTCTGCATTTATCATTTACTGTCTTAttctaatgataaataatgatattatattacaataacaaaccAGTAGCTTGTAATGAGccgtaatataaaaaagaaaaattatttttaatggcTCAATAAGAAGTATTTCCAATAATACTTTTCGAGGTTAATAAATTCTATGTATTTCTATTcgatctattattatcctttaaattcattcatagaagcgattaaaaaattgatattttaaccAGTAAGTATGCGTACGTATGCGTCATCCAGATTAAtgtaagattttatatatattaatggcGGATTTACATACAGGCGAAATCGAGGAGTGGTTCCCTCGGGAACCTTAAAAGTTATTTGCCAGTGTCTGGTTTTCAAGCTATTACTCCAAATGGATGAATTAGATTAAATAGTTACGACAACCAACGAGttgcttttccttcttttggtCACCACAAccaaatatatacgtaataatatattccttTGAATTTAGTATTCGCGCTAGCGACTGATGGACAGTGGGTACATATCCTAAGTAAAGTATAACTTTGAATTAGTAACTAAATACTACTGCCTACTTTCTTATATcaaatcgtattatttttcaaaaaagtaAACTTCATCgcgaatattaattttcagtGTATGcaatatattctaataaatgttttatttgaCACTTTCTATTGGAAATTTGATGAAAGTAAAACCAGATTCTTTTGCCATACGATATCTTGGAAAGTTAACTTTTACTTAttcttacgaaataaaatatataatatctaataaaattttaaatatttaacaacgTATCTAATATCATTgctagaaattaaaaaatttaacatttgTAGTGTGAATGCACCTTTACTTCATAGGAGTGGCTTTAACAACAGAGAAAGGTTACTACGTTTCTAAATCGTTTTAGTAGTACACAAGATCATGATTAGTTTCAACTAAGGTAAATACGTATTGAGTATTCGGATGTAaagatttattcgtttatatattaatagataatagataatatttaataattaaatggatCTCGggtattatcatatgaaatcagtacgatttaatcttatacatgtattttatttttttcttcctttttttcgtttttcttttttatcctattttaatatatattttacataatattaagAGCTTGATCGGCTCCGCATCCAACGGTACCTTGTATGTAATCTGGGAAGTTAGATTCCAATACACGCATACTACCTCTCTTATAATCAGGAATAACTTGAGTTGCCAGAGAACAAGCGGTACTGCTATAAACCTTTTGGAAATTCTCAGGTTGGAAACCAGTACTAGTGTCCCATCTTTGAACGATAGCTTCTCCTTCGTATCTGAAGAATAGAGCATTGCCATTGTCCGTGCCTAAAATTACTAAACGTTTAGGCTTCAATCCAATATCTTGAATTTTGTCGTTCGGTGCACCGTTACGAAGATATTCCGTCTTGATGGAGAACATACGACTGCCTGATAAATAAGTAAACAGAAGGCAAGTACTACCATCGGGATGACGAATAAGAGCCAAGTATAATACATCTCTTCGAGAAGAGCCTGTGATTACGGTTTTGGGTAGGACAAATCTATAACCACGACCAGATGTAACATCGTAGACCAAGATTGCTCTTGTTGCAGCATCCGACACGTATATAAGGACACGTCCATCTGGAGTGTAGTCAGCAACGACGTATTGAAGTCGAGAGGAAGATGTAGTTAGACCATCGAGTTCAatcgtctttatgagctacaggcaataataaaacatatttcaatttaagTCTTTACAGCTCTCAATTGAAAGTGAATGAAAACGAATCATGTCTTTTGATTAGGTAccaagataaagaaaagagatcggAGACAAATCGTCTTTGCATTAGATTTAGAGtcaaaaatgatttaataacgTGAACAGTGTAAAATATCTCGTTTCGTGACGATATTGCATGATTTGTTGCATGTTTTTTGTtacaatgtacatataaaaacgTTCACAACACTTGTTGTGCTATCgtgaaagatagaaatgttGTAGcaatagaaagataaattatCAGATCTTACCTTGCCTGTTTTCATGTTGATTGCAATAACTTTTGGCGGGGATATACGTACAGATTCCTCCAACGTATGGATTACTCCCGTATCCAAAACCCAAAGAATATCTTGAGGATCCAAGAAAAGATCTACGACATTTTGCAATGCTTTCAAAGTACCTTCCTCTTGAACGGACCAACATGGAAAAGCATAAAGATTAGCTTGACAA
This is a stretch of genomic DNA from Vespa crabro chromosome 3, iyVesCrab1.2, whole genome shotgun sequence. It encodes these proteins:
- the LOC124423009 gene encoding protein yellow-like; translated protein: MLFKFTVPLSIFIIFATANDVEQFDNHNVQWVGGSFEWPCTTTKSMFKNSGRYISKNVIATRAAIFMDDAILALPRFKPGVPATLARVSLKDKNCQANLYAFPCWSVQEEGTLKALQNVVDLFLDPQDILWVLDTGVIHTLEESVRISPPKVIAINMKTGKLIKTIELDGLTTSSSRLQYVVADYTPDGRVLIYVSDAATRAILVYDVTSGRGYRFVLPKTVITGSSRRDVLYLALIRHPDGSTCLLFTYLSGSRMFSIKTEYLRNGAPNDKIQDIGLKPKRLVILGTDNGNALFFRYEGEAIVQRWDTSTGFQPENFQKVYSSTACSLATQVIPDYKRGSMRVLESNFPDYIQGTVGCGADQALNIM